One stretch of Pieris brassicae chromosome 8, ilPieBrab1.1, whole genome shotgun sequence DNA includes these proteins:
- the LOC123713736 gene encoding ejaculatory bulb-specific protein 3-like, producing MKIIVLLAVVGAALAVPIDYYTTADDNLDMKAVVDDSAKLKAMTDCYLDRGDCDEVTMSYKKIIPVGIEDACKRCNDAQKHLANTYINGLLSNNPADHNSFQKKYDPDGKYMTKFMEAIKGF from the exons ATGAAAATCATTGTGCTGTTAGCGGTTGTCGGCGCTGCATTAGCCGTCCCAATTGATTACTATACGACAGCTGATGATAACCTAGATATGAAGGCGGTGGTAGACGATTCAGCGAAGCTCAAAGCCATGACTGACTGCTACCTGGATAGAGGCGATTGTGATGAAGTTACAATGAGTTAcaaaa AAATAATTCCTGTGGGCATTGAAGACGCGTGCAAGCGTTGTAACGACGCTCAGAAGCATTTGGCCAATACATACATTAACGGTTTGCTGTCGAACAATCCAGCTGACCACAACAGCTTCCAAAAGAAATATGACCCTGACGGAAAATACATGACCAAATTTATGGAAGCTATTAAAGGCTTTTAA
- the LOC123713740 gene encoding allergen Tha p 1-like, which produces MKFLVLVAIFAVALAEEDLEQAIADPQKLQSFVDCFLDRAPCSPGPANFKEMTPKAVASNCANCTPAQKHLANLFFTKLQQNLPQEYDNFVQKYDPKGEYMDAFLKSVQGA; this is translated from the exons ATGAAGTTTCTCGTGTTGGTTGCGATCTTTGCCGTTGCTTTGGCCGAAGAAGATTTGGAACAGGCGATCGCTGATCCTCAGAAATTGCAAAGCTTCGTCGATTGCTTCCTTGACCGGGCACCATGCTCGCCGGGACCAGCTAATTTCAAAG aaatgaCACCCAAAGCTGTTGCAAGCAATTGCGCAAACTGCACACCGGCTCAGAAGCATTTAGCTAATTTATTCTTCACGAAGTTACAACAAAACTTACCCCAGGAATACGACAACTTCGTACAAAAATACGATCCTAAAGGTGAATACATGGATGCTTTCCTCAAAAGCGTACAAGGGGCCtaa
- the LOC123713739 gene encoding allergen Tha p 1-like, which produces MITNQYLATHLQTLWCSRCPWASISTMKFLVLVAIIAVALAEEDLEQAIADPQKLQSFVDCFLDRAPCSPGPANFKEMTPKAVASNCANCTPAQKHLANLFFTKLQQNLPQEYDNFVQKYDPKGEYMDSFLKSVQGA; this is translated from the exons ATGATCACTAACCAATAcctggcaacgcacttacaAACCTTATGGTGTAgcaggtgtccatgggcgtcg ATATCAACAATGAAGTTTCTCGTGTTGGTTGCCATCATTGCCGTCGCTCTGGCCGAAGAAGATTTGGAACAGGCGATCGCTGATCCTCAGAAATTGCAAAGTTTCGTCGATTGCTTCCTTGACCGGGCACCATGCTCGCCGGGACCAGCTAATTTTAAAG aaatgaCACCTAAAGCTGTTGCAAGCAATTGCGCAAACTGTACACCAGCTCAGAAGCATTTAGCTAACTTATTCTTCACAAAGTTACAACAAAACCTGCCCCAGGAATACGACAACTTCGTACAAAAATACGATCCCAAAGGCGAATACATGGACTCTTTCCTCAAAAGCGTACAAGGGgcctaa
- the LOC123713371 gene encoding ejaculatory bulb-specific protein 3-like yields MKIIVLLAVVGAALTVPIDYYTTADDNLDMKAVVSDSAKLKAMTDCFLDRGDCDEVTMSYKKILPDSMEHSCTRCNDAQKHLATTYINGLLSNAPADYDSFLKKFDPDEIYRTKFMEAVKGF; encoded by the exons ATGAAAATCATTGTGCTGTTAGCGGTTGTCGGCGCTGCATTAACCGTCCCGATTGATTACTATACGACAGCTGATGATAATCTGGATATGAAGGCAGTGGTCAGCGATTCAGCGAAGCTCAAAGCCATGACTGACTGCTTCCTGGATAGAGGCGATTGTGATGAAGTTACAATGAGTTACAAAA aaatacttcCTGATAGCATGGAACACTCGTGCACGCGTTGTAACGACGCTCAGAAGCATTTGGCCACTACATACATTAACGGTTTGCTCTCGAACGCTCCAGCTGACTACGACAGCTTCCTAAAGAAATTTGACCCTGATGAAATATACAGGACCAAATTTATGGAAGCTGTTAAAGGCTTTTAA